In Salinibaculum sp. SYNS191, the genomic window TCCGACACCGCCAGACGCCGCGTCCAGCCTCCCTGGCGTCGACCTCCGCGTCGTAGAACGCCGTGCGGAGCGCGAACTGCGAGTCGTAGACGCGGGCGTGGCCGGAGCCCACGAGCGCGTAGTTCAGGTTCCGGCCGTCGTGGGAGACGTACGCCAGCAGACGGCCGTACCCGCCGCGGCGGTCCGAGACGGGGTCGACGAGCAGCGTCGCGTCCTCGCCGGAGAGGTGCCCTCGCAGGTACTCGCTCGCGTTCTGGCCGGCCTCGCGGAGACAGGCCCGTCCCGCCTCGCTGTCGGGGACGCCCTCGAACTCCGGCGGGGTCGTCTCTGTGTGGACCTCCGGTGTATCGACCCCGAGCAACCGGACCGTCTCCTCGCTCCCGTCCGGCAGCACGACGTCGACTGTATCGCCGTCGACCACGTCCGTCACGCGGACCGGAATCCGTTCCGCCGGCTCGAAGGCCGGCGACGTCGTTGCGTCCCCAGCGCCGACCCCGGACGACGCCGTCCCCGTCGCTGTCGGGCCGGTCTCGGTCACGTTCACGCTACAGCCGGCGAGGACGACCAGCATCACGAGAAAGAAGCGTCGGGTCGTCTGCGTCATGTGAGTAGCCGGGGTCGAACCTGGTGTCGTTTCGAAGCGGCGCTGTGTCGGCCTTCCTTACTCGCCGCCCAGTTCGCCGACGTTCCCGCCTCCGCACTCGGGACATTCC contains:
- a CDS encoding thermonuclease family protein; its protein translation is MTQTTRRFFLVMLVVLAGCSVNVTETGPTATGTASSGVGAGDATTSPAFEPAERIPVRVTDVVDGDTVDVVLPDGSEETVRLLGVDTPEVHTETTPPEFEGVPDSEAGRACLREAGQNASEYLRGHLSGEDATLLVDPVSDRRGGYGRLLAYVSHDGRNLNYALVGSGHARVYDSQFALRTAFYDAEVDAREAGRGVWRCRSPV